A DNA window from Actinokineospora baliensis contains the following coding sequences:
- a CDS encoding arylamine N-acetyltransferase family protein gives MDELLDADTVAAYLRRIGVGAQRAPDAAFLHELQEQHLLSVPFENIDVHLGVPIGVGAAAVAKVVHGNRGGTCRELNGSAMPALLAALGYHVTLLGSQVFVDGAVNFPLAHTVIRVHCPDPWLVDVGFGRDAPRFPLRLDLRGPQADPNGVYEFVDAPHGDTDLLRDGQPLLRIDPRPRTLADFRPALWWFETSPDSPFRQNLFCTRLTDDGRVTLRGNRLTWTDGEHREAVAFDTEAQITAAYAEHFGITLDRLPAIPSGTGNA, from the coding sequence GTGGACGAACTGCTGGACGCCGACACCGTCGCGGCCTACCTGCGGCGGATCGGGGTGGGCGCCCAGCGCGCCCCCGACGCGGCGTTCCTGCACGAACTGCAGGAGCAGCACCTGCTGAGCGTGCCGTTCGAGAACATCGACGTGCACCTGGGCGTGCCGATCGGGGTCGGCGCGGCCGCGGTGGCCAAGGTCGTGCACGGCAACCGGGGCGGCACCTGCCGCGAGCTCAACGGCTCGGCCATGCCCGCGCTGCTGGCCGCCCTCGGCTACCACGTCACCCTGCTCGGCAGCCAGGTGTTCGTCGACGGCGCGGTCAACTTCCCGCTGGCGCACACCGTGATCAGGGTGCACTGCCCCGACCCGTGGCTCGTCGACGTCGGCTTCGGCCGCGACGCGCCCCGCTTCCCGCTGCGGCTGGACCTGCGCGGCCCCCAAGCCGACCCCAACGGCGTCTACGAGTTCGTCGACGCCCCCCACGGCGACACCGACCTGCTGCGCGACGGGCAACCGCTGCTGCGCATCGACCCCCGCCCCCGCACCCTCGCCGACTTCCGCCCCGCCCTGTGGTGGTTCGAAACCTCCCCCGACTCCCCGTTCCGGCAGAACCTCTTCTGCACCCGCCTCACCGACGACGGCCGCGTAACCCTCCGCGGCAACCGCCTGACCTGGACCGACGGCGAACACCGCGAAGCCGTCGCCTTCGACACCGAAGCCCAGATCACCGCCGCCTACGCCGAACACTTCGGCATCACCCTCGACCGCCTCCCCGCCATCCCCAGCGGCACAGGGAACGCATAG
- a CDS encoding amidohydrolase, translating into MAADLILTNATVHTVDSAVPRATSLVVEGGKVTGYDAQGQVGPDTEVRDLGGAFVMPGLIDVHNHHAMAGRAELFELTFGGEIGFDGILDAVRRWSRGLGPDEWVVGGAWASTLVDALSRESARHALDEAAGGRPVSLSDDSRHNKWVNSRALELAGITENTPDPDGGVIVRDQATGALTGVLLEAAGVLVERAVQSSRTLTAEQHARASRHGIGILHSYGVTAFQDAGVSVDILDALKSLDDAGQLDAWVVSSLLINDTIFGFDPVGRELIEVGERYRTEHHRPDFVKIFLDGVPPTRTAAFIEPYLPDEAHGACFHGTTTMPPAELEGWLRTAAEAGLSAKIHCTGDAAVRATLDAVAKLRADGFADTKFQVAHGQFVHPDDLARFAALGVAADISPFLWVPGVIPTAIANVLPAERAAKMQPNRALLDSGALVAGGSDWPVSESPNAWEGIQGLITRQDPTGAFPGELWPEQAITLTESIEAFTLSSARATGLDDVTGSLTPGKSADFIILDRDPFQSPTTDLAATTVTETWFAGRQVFAR; encoded by the coding sequence TTGGCTGCTGATCTGATCCTCACCAACGCCACGGTCCACACGGTCGACTCGGCGGTGCCCCGGGCCACCTCGCTGGTGGTCGAGGGCGGAAAGGTCACCGGGTACGACGCCCAGGGCCAGGTCGGGCCGGACACCGAGGTGCGCGACCTGGGCGGCGCGTTCGTCATGCCCGGGCTGATCGACGTGCACAACCACCACGCGATGGCGGGCCGCGCGGAGCTGTTCGAGCTGACCTTCGGCGGCGAGATCGGGTTCGACGGCATCCTCGACGCGGTGCGCCGGTGGTCGCGGGGGCTGGGTCCCGACGAGTGGGTGGTCGGCGGGGCGTGGGCGTCCACGCTCGTGGACGCGCTGTCGCGCGAGTCGGCCAGGCACGCCTTGGACGAGGCCGCCGGTGGGCGACCGGTCTCGCTGTCGGACGACAGCAGGCACAACAAGTGGGTGAACTCCCGCGCGCTGGAGCTCGCCGGGATCACCGAGAACACCCCGGATCCCGACGGCGGCGTCATCGTGCGCGACCAGGCGACCGGCGCGCTGACCGGCGTCCTGCTGGAGGCGGCGGGGGTGCTGGTCGAGCGTGCGGTGCAGAGCAGCCGCACGCTGACCGCCGAGCAGCACGCGCGCGCGTCGCGGCACGGGATCGGCATCCTGCACAGCTACGGCGTCACCGCGTTCCAGGACGCCGGGGTGTCGGTGGACATCCTCGACGCGCTCAAGTCCCTCGACGACGCCGGCCAGCTCGACGCCTGGGTGGTGTCGTCGCTGCTGATCAACGACACCATCTTCGGGTTCGACCCGGTCGGGCGGGAGCTGATCGAGGTCGGTGAGCGCTACCGCACCGAGCACCACCGGCCGGACTTCGTGAAGATCTTCCTCGACGGGGTGCCGCCCACGCGGACGGCGGCGTTCATCGAGCCCTACCTGCCCGACGAGGCGCACGGCGCCTGCTTCCACGGCACGACGACCATGCCGCCCGCCGAGCTCGAGGGCTGGTTGCGCACGGCGGCCGAGGCGGGTCTGTCCGCCAAGATCCACTGCACCGGGGACGCCGCGGTGCGCGCCACCCTCGACGCCGTGGCCAAGCTACGCGCTGACGGTTTCGCCGACACCAAGTTCCAGGTCGCGCACGGCCAGTTCGTGCACCCCGACGACCTGGCCCGCTTCGCCGCGCTCGGCGTCGCGGCGGACATCTCGCCGTTCCTGTGGGTGCCTGGCGTAATCCCGACCGCCATCGCCAACGTCCTGCCCGCCGAGCGCGCCGCCAAGATGCAGCCCAACCGGGCCCTGCTCGACAGCGGCGCCCTGGTCGCGGGCGGGTCGGACTGGCCGGTCAGCGAGTCGCCGAACGCGTGGGAGGGCATCCAGGGCCTGATCACCCGGCAGGACCCGACCGGCGCGTTCCCCGGTGAGCTGTGGCCGGAGCAGGCCATCACCCTCACCGAGTCCATCGAGGCCTTCACCCTCTCCAGCGCCCGAGCCACGGGCCTCGACGACGTCACGGGTTCCCTCACACCGGGCAAGTCCGCCGACTTCATCATCCTCGACCGCGACCCGTTCCAGTCCCCCACCACCGACCTCGCCGCCACCACGGTCACCGAAACCTGGTTCGCCGGACGGCAGGTGTTCGCCAGATAG